The proteins below are encoded in one region of Micromonospora yangpuensis:
- the paaC gene encoding 1,2-phenylacetyl-CoA epoxidase subunit PaaC, translating into MSGDLFEFTLRLGDDALVAAQRLAEWTTRAPEMEEDVALANIALDQLGAARLLLSYAGELEGAGRDEDALAYLRSDREFRNCLLVELPNGDFAVTMAKLFFLAAHQRLHYDWLVASTDERIAAIAAKARKESAYHLDHSSLWVKRLGDGTEESHRRMQAAVDEIWPYTHELFAADELTARLDAQGVGAAPATLRDQWLSTVEPVLAEATLTRPADGWAPGGGRDGLHTEHLSYLLAELQVLHRAHPGARW; encoded by the coding sequence GTGAGCGGCGACCTGTTCGAGTTCACCCTCCGGCTCGGCGACGACGCCCTCGTCGCCGCGCAGCGGCTGGCCGAGTGGACCACCCGCGCGCCGGAGATGGAGGAGGACGTCGCGCTTGCCAACATCGCCCTCGACCAGCTCGGCGCGGCCCGGTTGCTGCTGAGCTACGCCGGTGAGCTGGAGGGCGCCGGCCGGGACGAGGACGCGCTGGCGTACCTGCGCTCCGACCGGGAGTTCCGCAACTGCCTGCTGGTGGAGCTGCCCAACGGTGACTTCGCGGTCACCATGGCGAAGCTGTTCTTCCTCGCCGCCCACCAGCGGCTGCACTACGACTGGCTGGTCGCCTCGACCGACGAGCGGATCGCCGCGATCGCGGCCAAGGCCCGCAAGGAGTCGGCCTACCACCTCGACCACTCGTCGCTCTGGGTGAAGCGGCTCGGCGACGGCACCGAGGAGTCGCACCGGCGGATGCAGGCGGCGGTGGACGAGATCTGGCCGTACACGCACGAGCTGTTCGCCGCCGACGAGCTGACCGCCAGGCTGGACGCGCAGGGGGTGGGGGCCGCCCCGGCGACCCTGCGTGACCAGTGGCTGAGCACCGTCGAGCCGGTGCTCGCCGAGGCCACGCTCACCCGACCGGCGGACGGCTGGGCACCCGGCGGTGGCCGCGACGGACTGCACACCGAACACCTGTCGTACCTGTTGGCCGAGTTGCAGGTGCTGCACCGCGCACACCCGGGGGCCCGCTGGTGA
- a CDS encoding NAD-dependent epimerase/dehydratase family protein, with amino-acid sequence MALHLVVGAGLVGSTTARQLAERGEQVRIVSRSGRGPTHELIERIAADATDGGRLGDLAEGSAAIYNCLNPAYDRWLTDWPPMAAALLSAAERSGAPLVIAGCLYGYGEVTGPMTEQNPLAATHPKLKLRADIWRDALAAQRAGRIRAVTEVRGSDYLQAQSIFSFFLGKPLLAGRRAFVPAPLDVPHTWTSTNDMAAMLVTAATDQRAWNRAWHTPSAAPATIRELATRFTEVAGAPAPKLTSIPGPVFRAAGLVAPAVREFQTTAYQFNRPFVMDSTAATTTFGLRHQPLDEALREAVARHRSAS; translated from the coding sequence ATGGCTCTACACCTTGTCGTCGGCGCCGGACTGGTCGGCTCGACCACCGCGCGACAGCTCGCCGAGCGCGGCGAGCAGGTCCGGATCGTCAGCCGCTCCGGGCGGGGCCCGACCCACGAGCTGATCGAGCGGATCGCCGCCGACGCCACCGACGGCGGCCGGCTCGGCGACCTCGCCGAGGGCAGCGCCGCGATCTACAACTGCCTCAACCCGGCGTACGACCGCTGGCTCACCGACTGGCCGCCGATGGCCGCCGCGCTGCTCAGTGCCGCCGAGCGCTCCGGCGCGCCGCTGGTGATCGCCGGCTGCCTCTACGGGTACGGCGAGGTCACCGGCCCGATGACCGAGCAGAACCCGCTCGCCGCTACCCACCCCAAGCTGAAACTGCGCGCCGACATCTGGCGCGACGCCCTCGCCGCCCAGCGCGCCGGCCGGATCCGGGCCGTCACCGAGGTACGCGGCAGCGACTACCTCCAGGCGCAGTCGATCTTCAGCTTCTTCCTGGGCAAGCCGCTGCTGGCCGGGCGACGCGCCTTCGTCCCCGCCCCGCTCGACGTGCCGCACACCTGGACCTCGACCAACGACATGGCGGCCATGCTGGTCACCGCCGCCACCGACCAGCGGGCGTGGAACCGGGCCTGGCACACGCCGAGCGCGGCACCGGCGACCATCCGCGAACTCGCCACCCGCTTCACCGAGGTGGCCGGAGCGCCCGCGCCGAAGCTCACCAGCATCCCCGGCCCGGTCTTCCGCGCCGCCGGCCTCGTCGCCCCGGCGGTCCGCGAGTTCCAGACCACGGCGTACCAGTTCAACCGGCCCTTCGTGATGGACAGTACGGCGGCCACCACCACCTTCGGCCTGCGCCACCAGCCACTGGACGAGGCACTGCGCGAGGCGGTCGCTCGGCACCGGTCGGCTAGCTGA
- a CDS encoding LPXTG cell wall anchor domain-containing protein, which yields MIFRNRPLARFGAAALLASGVFTGLGAPAYASGTETDLAIDVVGTRVASGTEGKLAFAKVTNKGKNTPSELAIRMDVSKVDFDKVFALPLTDGECEIEGEGEQPTLWTCGVDKEVLPGPGETIEVPIGLLKVADLKGAYRAPIKVTLISADDTDKSNNSKSAQVEFTTESGPDLTVLAPDVKNAVTVKNGQIEIGGDLHAGDTAMLVFMAINQGDAPAAGLKVEVKLPKGVTFTDTEKDCEYNPANTLASCTYDNLPLVPIQEDDGEDDKVFSGGSFYHLLSVDADVKAGALTGGVVTVDPILPTRALSRSALQVRSLPANVTGIDGGDIDASDNSDGYAVVVAAKGGSGGGGKDDDQGGLPVTGPQAGMIGGIGAAVLLAGGAMFLVARRRRVVLVAPADEKTNN from the coding sequence ATGATCTTCCGTAACCGTCCGTTGGCCCGGTTCGGCGCTGCCGCGCTGCTCGCCTCCGGCGTGTTCACCGGGCTCGGCGCGCCCGCGTACGCCTCGGGCACCGAGACCGACCTCGCGATCGACGTGGTCGGCACCCGGGTGGCCAGCGGCACCGAGGGCAAGCTCGCCTTCGCCAAGGTCACCAACAAGGGCAAGAACACCCCCAGCGAGCTCGCCATCCGGATGGACGTGTCGAAGGTCGACTTCGACAAGGTCTTCGCTCTGCCGCTGACCGACGGCGAGTGCGAGATCGAGGGGGAGGGCGAGCAGCCGACCCTCTGGACCTGTGGCGTGGACAAGGAGGTCCTGCCCGGCCCCGGCGAGACCATCGAGGTGCCGATCGGCCTGCTCAAGGTGGCCGACCTGAAGGGCGCGTACCGCGCGCCGATCAAGGTCACGCTGATCTCCGCCGACGACACCGACAAGTCGAACAACAGCAAGTCGGCGCAGGTCGAGTTCACCACCGAGAGCGGCCCCGACCTGACCGTGCTGGCCCCCGACGTCAAGAACGCCGTCACGGTCAAGAACGGCCAGATCGAGATCGGTGGTGACCTGCACGCCGGGGACACCGCCATGCTGGTCTTCATGGCCATCAACCAGGGCGACGCCCCGGCGGCCGGCCTGAAGGTCGAGGTGAAGCTGCCCAAGGGCGTCACCTTCACCGACACCGAGAAGGACTGCGAGTACAACCCGGCCAACACCCTGGCCAGCTGCACCTACGACAACCTCCCGCTGGTGCCGATCCAGGAAGACGACGGCGAGGACGACAAGGTCTTCTCCGGCGGAAGCTTCTACCACCTGCTCTCCGTCGACGCCGACGTCAAGGCCGGCGCGCTCACCGGCGGCGTGGTCACCGTCGACCCGATCCTGCCGACCAGGGCGCTGTCCCGCAGCGCACTGCAGGTCCGGTCGCTGCCGGCCAACGTCACCGGGATCGACGGCGGCGACATCGACGCCAGCGACAACTCCGACGGGTACGCCGTCGTGGTGGCCGCCAAGGGTGGCTCCGGCGGTGGCGGCAAGGACGACGACCAGGGCGGCCTGCCCGTCACCGGCCCGCAGGCCGGCATGATCGGCGGCATCGGCGCGGCGGTACTGCTCGCCGGCGGGGCGATGTTCCTGGTCGCCCGCCGCCGTCGGGTGGTCCTGGTGGCACCGGCCGACGAGAAGACCAACAACTGA
- the paaA gene encoding 1,2-phenylacetyl-CoA epoxidase subunit PaaA, translating into MYGNDFSGPEEAPGGGLLGEVEAAETALREAAARQRSSPAAEPGVDLAAYFTDVIAADQKIEPRDWMPEAYRRTLIRQIAQHAHSEIIGMQPEGNWISRAPSLKRKAILLAKVQDEAGHGLYLYAAAETLGISRDELVELLLAGRQKYSSIFNYPTLTWADVGAIGWLVDGAAIVNQVPLCRCSYGPYARAMIRVCKEESFHQRQGYEILHTLSHGTEAQRAMAQDAIDRWWYPSLAMFGPPDGDSTHSEQSMAWKIKRFSNDELRQRFVDMCVQQAEILGVRIPDPDLRWNDERQAYDFTQPDYDELLRVIKGNGPCNRERIAHRRRAHADGAWVRDAATAYAAKRADQKEKVAA; encoded by the coding sequence ATGTATGGCAACGACTTCTCCGGTCCTGAGGAAGCGCCCGGCGGCGGCCTGCTCGGCGAGGTCGAGGCGGCCGAGACGGCGCTGCGCGAGGCCGCCGCCCGCCAGCGGAGCAGCCCCGCAGCCGAGCCCGGCGTGGACCTCGCGGCCTACTTCACCGACGTGATCGCGGCGGACCAGAAGATCGAGCCACGGGACTGGATGCCGGAGGCGTACCGGCGGACGCTGATCCGCCAGATCGCCCAGCACGCCCACTCCGAGATCATCGGCATGCAGCCCGAGGGGAACTGGATCAGCCGCGCCCCCTCGCTCAAGCGCAAGGCGATCCTGCTGGCCAAGGTCCAGGACGAGGCCGGCCACGGGCTCTACCTGTACGCGGCGGCGGAGACCCTCGGCATCAGCCGGGACGAGCTGGTCGAGCTGCTTCTCGCCGGCCGGCAGAAGTACAGCTCGATCTTCAACTACCCCACCCTGACCTGGGCCGACGTCGGTGCGATCGGCTGGCTGGTGGACGGGGCGGCGATCGTCAACCAGGTCCCGCTCTGCCGCTGCTCCTACGGGCCGTACGCGCGGGCGATGATCCGGGTCTGCAAGGAGGAGTCGTTCCACCAGCGCCAGGGCTACGAGATCCTGCACACCCTCAGCCACGGCACCGAGGCGCAGCGGGCGATGGCCCAGGACGCGATCGACCGCTGGTGGTACCCGTCGCTGGCGATGTTCGGCCCGCCCGACGGCGACTCCACCCACTCCGAGCAGTCCATGGCCTGGAAGATCAAGCGGTTCTCCAACGACGAGCTGCGGCAGCGCTTCGTGGACATGTGCGTGCAGCAGGCCGAGATCCTCGGCGTCCGCATCCCCGACCCCGACCTGCGCTGGAACGACGAGCGGCAGGCGTACGACTTCACCCAGCCCGACTACGACGAGCTGCTGCGGGTGATCAAGGGCAACGGCCCCTGCAACCGGGAGCGGATCGCGCACCGTCGCCGCGCCCACGCCGACGGTGCCTGGGTCCGCGACGCCGCCACGGCGTACGCGGCCAAGCGGGCCGACCAGAAGGAGAAGGTGGCCGCATGA
- a CDS encoding SGNH/GDSL hydrolase family protein, whose translation MRKLTSAVLAAAMTIVAMQTLASAPAQAAAAQEYVALGDSYASGVGAAPYDSASGACLRSPKSYPKVWASFHPAYSAKDVTCSGATIADVRSKQLSALSSRTTLVSITVGGNDAQFSPVATACLTESESYCEAATMYASYYARNQMVGELAGLYTDIKKRAPGAKVVVLGYPRLLAPTGSCGAISPSAAKRAYMNANADAVAEGTRAAASRAGVTFVDMRPVFAGHEACSAKPAINGVNLARLTETFHPNATGYEYYVYLLAANRT comes from the coding sequence ATGCGTAAACTGACGTCGGCGGTGCTCGCTGCCGCTATGACGATCGTCGCGATGCAGACCCTGGCCAGCGCCCCCGCCCAAGCGGCGGCCGCCCAGGAGTACGTCGCGCTCGGTGACTCCTACGCCTCCGGGGTGGGGGCGGCACCGTACGACTCGGCCAGCGGTGCCTGTCTGCGCAGCCCGAAGAGCTACCCGAAGGTGTGGGCGTCGTTCCACCCGGCGTACTCGGCGAAGGACGTGACCTGCAGCGGGGCCACCATCGCGGACGTGCGGAGCAAGCAGCTCTCCGCGCTGAGCAGCCGGACCACCCTGGTCAGCATCACCGTCGGGGGCAACGACGCCCAGTTCTCCCCGGTCGCCACGGCCTGCCTGACCGAGAGTGAGTCGTACTGCGAGGCGGCCACCATGTATGCCTCGTACTACGCCCGTAACCAGATGGTCGGCGAGCTGGCCGGCCTCTACACCGACATCAAGAAGCGGGCCCCGGGGGCCAAGGTGGTCGTCCTCGGCTACCCGAGGCTGCTCGCCCCGACGGGTTCCTGCGGGGCGATCAGCCCCAGCGCCGCCAAGCGCGCCTACATGAACGCCAACGCCGACGCGGTGGCCGAGGGCACCCGGGCGGCGGCCAGCCGGGCCGGCGTGACCTTCGTCGACATGCGGCCGGTCTTCGCCGGCCACGAGGCGTGCAGCGCCAAGCCGGCCATCAACGGCGTCAACCTGGCCCGCCTGACCGAGACCTTCCACCCCAACGCCACCGGGTACGAGTACTACGTCTACCTGCTGGCCGCCAACCGCACCTGA
- the paaB gene encoding 1,2-phenylacetyl-CoA epoxidase subunit PaaB yields MTESSPLWEVFVRARRGLSHTHVGSLHAPDAELALRNARDLYTRRQEGVSIWVVPAGAITASSPDEKDAFFDPAADKVYRHPTFYEVPDGVAHL; encoded by the coding sequence ATGACCGAGTCCTCGCCGCTCTGGGAGGTCTTCGTGCGGGCCCGGCGCGGGTTGTCGCACACCCACGTGGGCAGCCTGCACGCCCCCGACGCCGAGCTGGCCCTGCGCAACGCCCGCGACCTCTACACCCGCCGTCAGGAGGGGGTGTCGATCTGGGTGGTGCCGGCCGGCGCGATCACCGCCTCCAGCCCCGACGAGAAGGACGCCTTCTTCGACCCGGCCGCCGACAAGGTCTACCGGCACCCCACCTTCTACGAGGTACCGGACGGGGTGGCCCACCTGTGA
- a CDS encoding helix-turn-helix domain-containing protein, whose translation MAKTSQPTVVGRGLGGELRELRTGRGLPQRRVAIRLGWQPSKLSRIENGIQGVSAADVASLLVIYGITGDERKRLLGMAERSAETGWWETIGGLSEESRTLIRLESEATSIVNWEPMLVPGLLQTPDYAQAVMVGCGVPADDSQGRVAARLGRQAILTRPNAAALRVLLDEMVLRRALGGPQVMARQLRHLIEAAERPTVTLRVVPLAVGGHTGLDGSFALFDFPRNRSVVFIDHKLTGLFLEEAPQVAHFRREADRLSEVALSPVDSVELVARYATEHERE comes from the coding sequence ATGGCCAAGACGAGTCAGCCCACGGTGGTCGGTCGAGGGCTCGGGGGTGAGCTGCGCGAACTCCGGACGGGACGGGGGCTGCCGCAACGCCGGGTGGCCATCCGGCTCGGCTGGCAGCCGTCCAAGTTGTCCCGGATCGAGAACGGGATCCAGGGCGTCTCGGCCGCCGACGTCGCCTCCCTGCTGGTGATCTACGGCATCACCGGTGACGAGCGCAAGCGGCTGCTCGGGATGGCCGAGCGGTCGGCCGAGACCGGTTGGTGGGAAACGATCGGGGGGCTCTCCGAGGAGTCGCGCACCCTGATCCGCCTGGAATCCGAGGCGACCAGCATCGTCAACTGGGAGCCGATGCTGGTGCCCGGGCTGTTGCAGACGCCGGACTACGCCCAGGCGGTGATGGTCGGGTGCGGGGTGCCGGCGGACGATTCGCAGGGTCGGGTGGCCGCCCGACTCGGTCGGCAGGCGATCCTGACCCGGCCCAACGCTGCGGCGTTGCGGGTGTTGCTCGACGAGATGGTGTTGCGCCGGGCGCTCGGTGGTCCCCAGGTGATGGCCCGGCAACTTCGGCACCTGATCGAGGCCGCCGAACGGCCGACGGTGACCCTGCGGGTGGTTCCGCTGGCGGTCGGCGGGCACACCGGCCTGGACGGGTCGTTCGCGCTCTTCGACTTTCCGCGCAACCGGTCGGTGGTCTTCATCGACCACAAGTTGACCGGGCTGTTCCTGGAGGAGGCCCCGCAGGTGGCGCACTTCCGGCGGGAGGCGGATAGGCTTAGCGAGGTGGCGCTCAGCCCCGTCGATTCGGTGGAACTCGTTGCGCGATACGCAACGGAGCACGAGCGAGAGTGA
- a CDS encoding DUF397 domain-containing protein, whose product MISPELSGVTWRKSTRSGSNANCVEVAETAHVVGVRDSKDRSGPVLAFDRPAWSAFVAGLSTRPSSW is encoded by the coding sequence ATGATCAGCCCTGAGCTGTCCGGCGTTACCTGGCGTAAGTCGACCCGCAGCGGTTCCAACGCCAACTGTGTCGAGGTTGCCGAGACGGCACATGTGGTGGGGGTGCGGGATTCCAAGGATCGGTCGGGGCCGGTATTGGCCTTCGACCGGCCGGCCTGGTCGGCCTTCGTCGCTGGCCTGTCGACGCGTCCCTCGTCGTGGTGA
- the mqnC gene encoding cyclic dehypoxanthinyl futalosine synthase: MTRSREIDDILQRGADGGRITPEEALLLYTEAPFHALGEAADAVRRRRYPDNIVTYLIDRNINYTNVCVTACKFCAFYRAPKHAEGWTHPTEEILRRCGEAVELGATQVMLQGGHHPDYGVEYYEELFSSVKQAYPQLAIHSIGPSEILHMAKVSQVSLDEAIARIKAAGLDSIAGAGAEMLPERPRKAIAPLKESGERWLEVMELAHRQGLESTATMMMGTGETNAERIEHLRMIRDVQDRTGGFRAFIPWTYQPENNHLKGRTQATSLEYLRLVAVARLFFETVPHLQASWLTTGKDVGQLALHMGVDDLGSIMLEENVISSAGARHRSNLHELIGMIRSAGRIPAQRDTLYHRLAVHHTPAEDPVDERVVSHFSSIAMPGGGAGRSLPLVEVN, encoded by the coding sequence GTGACGAGGAGCCGGGAGATCGACGACATCCTGCAGCGCGGCGCGGACGGCGGGCGGATCACGCCCGAGGAGGCGCTGCTGCTGTACACCGAGGCACCGTTCCACGCCCTGGGCGAGGCCGCCGACGCGGTCCGGCGGCGGCGGTACCCGGACAACATCGTCACGTACCTGATCGATCGCAACATCAACTACACGAACGTCTGCGTGACGGCCTGCAAGTTCTGCGCCTTCTACCGGGCGCCGAAGCACGCCGAGGGGTGGACCCACCCGACCGAGGAGATCCTGCGTCGCTGCGGTGAGGCGGTCGAGCTGGGGGCCACCCAGGTCATGCTCCAGGGCGGGCACCACCCGGACTACGGCGTGGAGTACTACGAGGAGCTGTTCTCCTCGGTCAAGCAGGCGTACCCGCAGCTTGCCATCCACTCCATCGGGCCGAGCGAGATCCTGCACATGGCCAAGGTCTCGCAGGTGAGCCTGGACGAGGCGATCGCCCGGATCAAGGCCGCCGGGCTGGACTCGATCGCCGGAGCCGGTGCGGAGATGCTGCCCGAGCGTCCCCGAAAGGCGATCGCCCCGCTCAAGGAGTCCGGCGAGCGCTGGCTGGAGGTCATGGAGCTGGCCCACCGCCAGGGCCTGGAGTCCACCGCCACGATGATGATGGGCACCGGCGAGACCAACGCCGAACGGATCGAGCACCTGCGGATGATCCGCGACGTGCAGGACCGTACGGGCGGTTTCCGGGCGTTCATCCCGTGGACGTACCAGCCGGAGAACAACCACCTCAAGGGCCGTACCCAGGCGACCAGCCTGGAGTACCTGCGCCTGGTCGCGGTGGCCCGGCTCTTCTTCGAGACCGTGCCGCACCTGCAGGCGTCCTGGCTGACCACCGGCAAGGACGTCGGGCAGCTCGCCCTGCACATGGGGGTGGACGACCTGGGCTCGATCATGCTGGAGGAGAACGTCATCTCCTCGGCCGGCGCCCGGCACCGCTCCAACCTGCACGAGCTGATCGGCATGATCCGGTCGGCCGGGCGGATCCCGGCCCAGCGGGACACCCTCTACCACCGGCTGGCGGTGCACCACACCCCGGCGGAGGACCCGGTCGACGAGCGGGTGGTGTCGCACTTCTCCTCGATCGCCATGCCCGGTGGCGGGGCCGGCAGGTCGCTGCCGTTGGTCGAGGTGAACTGA
- a CDS encoding PadR family transcriptional regulator: MREPTFWILTALVDQPRHGYGVMQQVTKLSDGETRLLPATLYAALDRLAAEGLVEVDREEAVDGRLRRYYRLTDEGSTALTAETQRLSRNVQAASRLLDALRPPAGPATATFG; encoded by the coding sequence ATGCGCGAACCCACGTTCTGGATCCTGACCGCCCTGGTGGACCAACCCCGACACGGATACGGGGTGATGCAGCAGGTCACGAAGCTCTCCGACGGCGAGACGCGGCTGCTTCCCGCGACGCTCTACGCCGCCCTGGACCGGCTCGCCGCCGAAGGGCTGGTCGAGGTCGACCGGGAGGAGGCGGTCGACGGGCGGCTACGCCGCTACTACCGGCTGACCGACGAGGGGAGCACCGCGCTGACCGCCGAGACGCAGCGGCTCAGCCGCAACGTCCAGGCCGCGAGCCGCCTGCTGGACGCCCTGCGCCCACCCGCCGGACCGGCCACGGCGACGTTCGGATGA
- a CDS encoding TetR/AcrR family transcriptional regulator → MPAASIRAKARAEMINEIKAIARRHLAAEGANLSLRAVAREMGMVSSAIYRYFPSRDELLTALIVDAYHAVGEAAETGDAQVTDRTDLRGRWLATCHAVRHWALAHPAEYALLFGSPVPGYAAPPDTVVAAARTPVTLIRILVDGFTAGTLTAPDPDELPGAVRADLTPVRDTLASLGDESFADLPETLLARGMTGWIHCFGTISFELFGQFNNVIEARDQHFDHQMRQMAALLALP, encoded by the coding sequence ATGCCTGCCGCCAGCATCCGGGCCAAGGCCCGCGCCGAGATGATCAACGAAATCAAGGCGATCGCCCGCCGCCACCTCGCCGCGGAGGGGGCGAACCTGTCGCTACGCGCCGTCGCCCGGGAGATGGGCATGGTCTCCTCGGCGATCTACCGCTACTTCCCCAGCCGCGACGAACTGCTCACCGCCCTGATCGTCGACGCCTACCACGCCGTCGGCGAGGCCGCCGAGACCGGCGACGCCCAGGTCACCGACCGCACCGACCTGCGCGGCCGTTGGCTGGCCACCTGCCATGCGGTACGCCACTGGGCGCTGGCCCACCCCGCCGAGTACGCCCTGCTCTTCGGCAGCCCGGTCCCCGGCTACGCCGCCCCGCCAGACACCGTCGTGGCGGCCGCCCGCACCCCGGTCACCCTGATCCGGATCCTCGTCGACGGCTTCACCGCCGGCACCCTGACCGCCCCCGACCCCGACGAGTTGCCCGGGGCGGTCCGGGCCGACCTCACCCCGGTACGCGACACCCTCGCCAGCCTCGGCGACGAGAGCTTCGCCGACCTCCCCGAGACACTGCTGGCCCGGGGCATGACCGGCTGGATCCACTGCTTCGGCACCATCAGCTTCGAACTCTTCGGCCAGTTCAACAACGTCATCGAGGCCCGCGACCAGCACTTCGACCACCAGATGCGCCAGATGGCCGCCCTACTCGCCCTCCCCTGA
- a CDS encoding DUF397 domain-containing protein — protein sequence MTIPGLSEASWRKSTRSGSDTDCVEVAETAHVVGVRDSKDRSGPVLAFDRLAWSAFVAGLSERLPG from the coding sequence ATGACCATCCCCGGGTTGTCCGAGGCTTCCTGGCGCAAGTCGACCCGCAGTGGCTCCGACACCGACTGTGTCGAGGTTGCCGAGACGGCACATGTGGTGGGGGTGCGGGATTCCAAGGATCGGTCGGGGCCGGTGTTGGCCTTCGACCGGCTGGCCTGGTCGGCCTTCGTCGCTGGCCTGTCGGAGCGACTGCCCGGGTGA
- a CDS encoding demethylmenaquinone methyltransferase: protein MPQGQRAHLDKQPHEVAAMFDGVAARYDLTNTVLSFGQDRFWRRATRAALGLRPGERVLDVGAGTGVSTEELAQSGAYPVGVDLSLGMLAAGRRTRPALPLLAGDALRLPFADASFDAVTISFALRNVTDTDAALRELARVTRPGGRLVVCEFSTPVNAAFRTVYLSYLMRSLPAVARAVASNPDAYVYLAESIRAWPDQAGLAAKVADAGWQRVAWRNLTGGVVALHRATRL from the coding sequence ATGCCGCAGGGTCAGCGTGCCCACCTGGACAAGCAGCCGCACGAGGTCGCCGCGATGTTCGACGGGGTGGCCGCCCGGTACGACCTGACCAACACCGTGCTCTCCTTCGGGCAGGACCGCTTCTGGCGTCGCGCCACCCGGGCCGCCCTCGGGTTGCGCCCCGGTGAGCGGGTGCTGGACGTGGGCGCCGGCACCGGCGTCTCCACGGAGGAGTTGGCGCAGTCCGGGGCGTACCCGGTCGGGGTTGATCTTTCGCTCGGGATGTTGGCGGCCGGGCGGCGGACCCGGCCGGCGCTGCCGTTGTTGGCCGGGGACGCGCTGCGGTTGCCCTTCGCCGACGCCAGCTTCGACGCGGTGACCATCTCGTTCGCGCTGCGCAACGTTACCGACACGGATGCCGCGCTGCGGGAGTTGGCCCGGGTGACCCGGCCCGGTGGCCGGCTGGTGGTCTGCGAGTTCAGTACCCCGGTCAATGCGGCGTTCCGCACGGTCTACCTGTCGTACCTGATGCGTTCCCTGCCGGCGGTGGCGCGGGCGGTGGCCAGCAACCCGGACGCCTACGTCTACCTGGCCGAGTCGATCCGGGCCTGGCCGGACCAGGCCGGGCTGGCCGCGAAGGTCGCCGATGCCGGTTGGCAGCGGGTGGCCTGGCGGAACCTGACCGGTGGCGTGGTCGCCCTGCACCGGGCCACCCGCCTCTGA
- the paaD gene encoding 1,2-phenylacetyl-CoA epoxidase subunit PaaD, which yields MVDLRAAVAAVVDPEIRAITIDELGILRAVDEEPGTGRVTVTITPTYTGCPAMDVIRADIRRALAAVGRPDAEVRTVYSPPWSTDWISTTGRTKLAAAGIAPPAPAGSSAQAGSSAQAGSSAQAGSSAQAGPSAQAGPRGPVPLTLAVRCPRCGSPETEQVSRFGSTACKALWRCRSCAEPFDHLKAL from the coding sequence GTGGTAGACCTGCGGGCGGCCGTGGCGGCGGTGGTGGACCCGGAGATCCGGGCGATCACCATCGACGAGCTGGGCATCCTGCGGGCGGTCGACGAGGAGCCGGGCACCGGCCGGGTCACCGTGACCATCACCCCCACCTACACCGGCTGCCCGGCGATGGACGTGATCCGGGCCGACATCCGCCGGGCGCTCGCCGCCGTCGGCCGCCCCGACGCCGAGGTGCGCACCGTCTACAGCCCACCGTGGAGCACCGACTGGATCTCGACGACCGGCCGGACGAAACTCGCCGCCGCCGGCATCGCCCCACCGGCCCCGGCCGGCTCATCGGCCCAGGCCGGCTCATCGGCCCAGGCCGGCTCATCGGCCCAGGCCGGCTCATCGGCCCAGGCCGGGCCATCGGCCCAGGCCGGCCCTCGGGGTCCGGTGCCGCTGACCCTGGCCGTACGCTGCCCGCGCTGCGGCTCGCCGGAGACCGAGCAGGTCAGCCGCTTCGGCTCCACCGCGTGCAAGGCCCTGTGGCGCTGCCGATCCTGCGCCGAACCCTTCGACCACCTGAAGGCGCTGTGA